In one uncultured Methanoregula sp. genomic region, the following are encoded:
- the purD gene encoding phosphoribosylamine--glycine ligase, with protein sequence MKVLVVGGGGREHAIAVALARNPDTEIVSVMAKKNPGIALLAKKILLVKETDTSRVIAFAKETGTDCAFIGPEAPLEAGIVDDLEAAGIATVGPTRAAARLETDKGFCREMMNRHMIAGCPQFRIFQSSGDAVAFIENYDGDLVVKPIGLTGGKGVRIMGEQVDKAGAIAYVRSLKGEAVIEERLLGEEFTLQAFVDGNHLVPMPLVQDHKRAYEGDTGPNTGGMGSYSLPDHMLPFVSRTDYTRALDIMKEVVAAMGRTGQPYKGILYGQFMNTADGPKVIEFNARFGDPEAMNVLSLLTSDLSEIVCRIAEGSLSKSQVTFEQKATVCKYLVPEGYPDAPHAGQTLTLGKYPPALLYYANVEQKGEHLVTQSSRTLAFVGMGDTLEAAEESAEQAASSVRGSVFHRRDIGTRTLLNRRIAHMKELR encoded by the coding sequence ATGAAAGTACTTGTTGTGGGCGGGGGAGGAAGGGAACATGCCATAGCAGTTGCCCTTGCCCGCAACCCGGATACCGAGATCGTTTCAGTAATGGCAAAGAAGAATCCCGGCATTGCCCTGCTGGCGAAAAAGATCCTGCTTGTAAAGGAGACGGATACCTCCCGCGTGATTGCGTTCGCGAAAGAGACCGGTACAGATTGTGCGTTCATTGGCCCGGAAGCTCCGCTCGAAGCAGGGATTGTCGACGATCTCGAAGCTGCCGGTATTGCCACGGTCGGCCCTACCCGTGCAGCGGCCCGGCTCGAGACGGACAAGGGGTTCTGCCGGGAGATGATGAACCGGCATATGATCGCCGGTTGTCCCCAGTTTCGCATCTTCCAGTCGAGCGGGGACGCAGTCGCATTCATCGAGAACTACGATGGCGATCTCGTTGTCAAACCCATCGGCCTGACCGGGGGAAAAGGCGTCCGCATCATGGGAGAACAGGTCGACAAGGCCGGGGCAATTGCCTATGTCAGATCCCTTAAGGGGGAAGCCGTGATCGAAGAGAGGCTGCTCGGCGAGGAGTTCACGCTCCAGGCATTCGTTGACGGCAATCATCTCGTGCCCATGCCGCTTGTGCAGGACCACAAGCGGGCTTATGAAGGTGACACCGGCCCCAATACCGGGGGAATGGGATCATATTCACTGCCGGATCACATGCTCCCGTTTGTCAGCAGGACGGATTATACCCGGGCGCTTGATATCATGAAGGAAGTAGTCGCCGCCATGGGGAGGACCGGCCAACCCTATAAGGGGATCCTGTACGGGCAGTTCATGAACACGGCAGACGGCCCCAAGGTAATTGAGTTCAATGCCCGGTTCGGCGACCCTGAGGCAATGAATGTTCTCTCTCTCCTGACATCGGATCTCTCCGAGATCGTATGCCGGATCGCAGAAGGATCGCTCTCGAAGTCTCAGGTTACGTTCGAACAGAAAGCAACCGTCTGCAAGTATCTCGTACCGGAGGGATACCCGGATGCCCCGCATGCAGGACAGACCCTGACCCTGGGGAAATACCCGCCTGCCCTCCTCTATTATGCCAATGTTGAGCAGAAAGGCGAGCACCTCGTAACCCAGTCCTCCCGGACCCTGGCCTTTGTCGGGATGGGTGACACTCTCGAAGCAGCGGAGGAATCCGCAGAACAGGCAGCCTCATCGGTCCGGGGCAGCGTATTTCACCGGCGCGATATCGGTACCCGTACGCTGCTCAACCGTCGGATCGCCCACATGAAGGAGCTACGATGA
- the pyrE gene encoding orotate phosphoribosyltransferase, with protein sequence MVNNLADMLVQYKAIEFGEFTLASGVKSPYYIDVKTAVTNPDLLSAIARAVSQSFEFDVVAGVAVGGVSLAVATALAAGKPYAIIRSAGKDHGKKEIIIGHVLGKNVLLIEDVTTSGGSALYGIDALRKAGASAGRVVTVVDREQGATAMLKKHDVDLIPLVRVSELIKQ encoded by the coding sequence ATGGTGAACAATTTAGCTGACATGCTTGTCCAGTACAAAGCTATCGAATTCGGGGAATTCACGCTCGCATCCGGTGTGAAAAGCCCGTATTATATTGACGTGAAAACCGCAGTGACCAATCCGGATCTTCTGTCTGCGATTGCCCGCGCCGTCTCGCAATCATTTGAATTTGATGTTGTGGCCGGCGTTGCTGTCGGGGGAGTCTCCCTTGCCGTGGCAACGGCCCTCGCAGCCGGAAAGCCGTACGCGATCATCAGGTCAGCGGGAAAAGACCACGGGAAAAAAGAGATAATCATCGGTCACGTCCTGGGTAAAAACGTTCTCCTTATCGAAGATGTCACAACCTCGGGCGGATCTGCCCTGTACGGGATCGACGCGCTCCGGAAGGCCGGGGCCAGCGCGGGCCGGGTGGTAACCGTTGTTGACCGGGAGCAGGGTGCCACGGCAATGCTCAAAAAACATGATGTGGATCTCATCCCGCTCGTAAGAGTGAGCGAGCTCATAAAACAGTAA
- a CDS encoding tetraether lipid synthase Tes: protein MLVKKTRGLCPICNSVLDAEIVEEEQKIWLKRTCPEHGTFRHLYWSDAQMYHRFEEYDAVGNGIANPQNPGAAPNSCPTACGLCNNHHSQTLLANIDLTNRCNLDCDFCFANARACGFVYEPSFDQVVSMLQVLRDEKPVPTPAVQFSGGEPTMRDDLPEIIRKAKSMGFPQVQIATNGVRISKEPEFLQQLKDAGLNTAYLHFDGVSAATNPFLKIHLKAIENFRKVGMGLVLVPTIIRGRNDHEIGDIIRFAIENISVIRGVNFQPVAFTGAASDDDLQKSRITIPDVLQEIENQMPGVLKKDDFYPVPCVLPFSDLVEAYTGRPQVRFTAHQHCGAATYVFVQENGIIPVNRMVDVDSFFETIEHMAQTLKKGGTLNKYKALLEGVKNMHDSVKKGEQSNTTEFWKMIGKTLIGQNFDALREFHWNALFIGTMHFMDKYNYDLERVQRCCIHYATPDGKLIPFCTYNSGPVYREQVWKKFAKKPEDKS from the coding sequence ATGCTGGTAAAAAAGACACGGGGTCTTTGCCCTATATGCAATTCCGTACTGGATGCGGAAATTGTCGAGGAGGAGCAAAAGATCTGGCTGAAACGGACTTGCCCGGAGCACGGGACCTTCCGGCACCTCTACTGGTCGGATGCTCAGATGTATCATCGGTTTGAAGAGTACGATGCTGTGGGTAATGGGATTGCAAACCCTCAGAATCCTGGCGCAGCTCCGAACAGTTGCCCGACGGCCTGCGGCTTGTGCAATAACCACCACTCACAGACCCTTCTTGCCAATATCGATCTGACGAACCGCTGCAACCTGGACTGCGATTTCTGTTTTGCCAATGCACGTGCCTGCGGCTTTGTATACGAGCCGAGTTTTGACCAGGTGGTCAGCATGCTCCAGGTGCTCCGGGACGAAAAACCCGTCCCAACACCGGCAGTCCAGTTCTCCGGTGGCGAACCTACCATGAGGGACGACCTGCCCGAGATCATAAGGAAAGCAAAATCCATGGGCTTCCCGCAGGTCCAGATCGCAACAAACGGTGTCCGGATCTCAAAAGAGCCTGAGTTCCTCCAGCAGCTCAAGGATGCAGGTCTCAACACGGCCTACCTCCACTTTGACGGGGTCTCCGCGGCCACAAACCCGTTCCTGAAAATCCACTTAAAAGCGATCGAGAATTTCAGGAAAGTGGGCATGGGCCTTGTTCTTGTCCCGACCATAATTCGCGGCCGGAACGACCATGAGATCGGGGATATCATCCGCTTTGCCATCGAAAATATCTCTGTTATACGCGGTGTCAATTTCCAGCCGGTTGCGTTCACCGGTGCGGCGAGCGATGACGATCTCCAGAAATCCCGGATCACTATTCCCGATGTTCTCCAGGAGATCGAGAACCAGATGCCGGGTGTCCTGAAAAAGGACGACTTCTACCCGGTTCCCTGCGTGCTTCCCTTCTCTGACCTTGTCGAAGCCTATACCGGCCGGCCCCAGGTCAGGTTCACGGCCCACCAGCACTGCGGTGCAGCTACCTACGTCTTTGTCCAGGAGAACGGTATTATTCCGGTGAACCGTATGGTCGACGTGGACTCTTTCTTCGAAACGATCGAGCATATGGCACAGACCCTCAAGAAAGGCGGGACCCTCAACAAGTACAAGGCGCTCCTCGAGGGTGTGAAAAACATGCACGACTCTGTCAAGAAAGGTGAACAGAGCAATACCACGGAGTTCTGGAAGATGATCGGCAAGACCCTGATCGGGCAGAACTTCGATGCGCTCAGGGAGTTCCACTGGAACGCGCTCTTCATTGGCACCATGCATTTCATGGACAAGTACAACTACGATCTCGAACGGGTCCAGCGCTGCTGCATCCACTATGCCACTCCGGACGGCAAACTTATTCCATTCTGTACCTATAACAGCGGCCCCGTGTACCGCGAGCAGGTCTGGAAGAAGTTTGCAAAGAAGCCGGAAGATAAAAGCTGA
- the argF gene encoding ornithine carbamoyltransferase, whose product MKKDFISILDINELELEQLLSEAHQLKRQKKAGTTHLLLAGKTLAMIFEKSSTRTHISFEVGMNELGGHALFLNARDMQIRRGEEIRDTARAASRYVSGMMIRAYKHSTIEEYARYATIPVINGLSDLEHPCQLLADIMTMQEHFGSTDDLRVAWVGDGNNVCNSLILSTVLTGLNVTVSTPKGYEPAEEIVAKARALGGNVTQVREPEKAVKDAQVIITDTWISMGDEGEKEERMRVFKNYSVDAPLMKHASPDARVLHCLPAHRGEEITDEVMEGGQSLVWDEAENRLHAQKALLVRLLKSKPAP is encoded by the coding sequence ATGAAAAAGGACTTCATATCTATCCTTGATATCAACGAGCTGGAACTCGAACAGCTGCTCTCGGAAGCGCACCAGCTGAAACGACAGAAAAAAGCGGGGACCACCCATCTCCTGCTTGCCGGAAAAACCCTTGCAATGATCTTCGAGAAATCCTCGACCCGTACCCACATTTCGTTCGAAGTCGGGATGAATGAGCTGGGGGGCCATGCCCTTTTCCTGAACGCCCGCGACATGCAGATCCGCAGGGGAGAGGAGATCCGCGATACCGCACGGGCAGCTTCACGGTATGTATCCGGCATGATGATCCGGGCCTACAAGCACAGTACTATCGAAGAATATGCCAGATATGCAACCATCCCGGTCATCAACGGGTTGTCCGATCTGGAGCATCCCTGCCAGCTGCTTGCAGATATTATGACGATGCAGGAGCACTTTGGTTCAACGGACGATCTCAGGGTGGCCTGGGTCGGGGACGGGAACAATGTCTGCAACTCCCTCATCCTCTCGACAGTACTCACCGGACTGAACGTTACGGTTTCTACGCCAAAGGGGTACGAACCGGCTGAAGAGATCGTGGCAAAGGCTCGAGCCCTCGGCGGTAATGTGACCCAGGTCCGGGAACCAGAAAAAGCCGTCAAAGATGCCCAGGTTATCATAACGGATACCTGGATCTCGATGGGCGATGAAGGCGAGAAGGAAGAGCGGATGCGGGTGTTTAAGAACTATTCGGTTGATGCCCCGCTCATGAAGCATGCGTCTCCGGATGCCCGGGTACTCCACTGCCTTCCGGCGCACCGGGGAGAGGAAATAACCGATGAAGTTATGGAAGGCGGCCAGAGTCTTGTCTGGGACGAGGCTGAAAACCGTCTTCACGCCCAGAAAGCCCTGCTCGTCCGCTTGTTAAAAAGCAAGCCTGCCCCGTGA
- a CDS encoding CDP-2,3-bis-(O-geranylgeranyl)-sn-glycerol synthase translates to MLPAYIPNPVAALCGGGTPIDLGRNFSDGRRVFGDGKTWRGLVAGILAGIVIGLLQIQAQAMFNLTYLPAQTLLSVSLLAIGALLGDLVKSFFKRRLGKERGSKWPLADMYDLVIGAFVLLLIADPSWLFSQVTLAAFIVILILTPILHRLTNIIGYIIKVKEVPW, encoded by the coding sequence ATGCTGCCGGCGTATATTCCCAATCCCGTTGCTGCACTTTGTGGTGGCGGGACCCCCATTGATCTCGGCAGGAATTTTTCGGATGGCCGCCGGGTTTTTGGCGACGGGAAGACCTGGCGGGGGCTCGTTGCCGGCATCCTTGCCGGCATAGTGATCGGGCTTCTCCAGATCCAGGCACAGGCGATGTTTAACCTCACGTATCTTCCGGCCCAGACGCTTCTCTCCGTTTCCCTGCTCGCCATCGGCGCACTCCTGGGGGATCTGGTCAAGAGTTTCTTCAAGCGGAGGCTGGGGAAAGAGCGGGGATCCAAGTGGCCGCTCGCGGATATGTACGATCTTGTTATCGGGGCATTTGTTCTCCTGCTCATCGCTGACCCGTCCTGGCTCTTCTCGCAGGTCACCCTCGCGGCCTTCATCGTGATCCTCATCCTCACGCCCATCCTTCACCGGCTCACCAATATAATCGGGTATATCATCAAGGTCAAGGAGGTTCCATGGTGA
- a CDS encoding methanogenesis marker 14 protein: MCASFFSRFIKPKPYIVESPPPPSITHGAGMNIPEYKNKPYFIVASVEMGNTTTKCILTGVSLETGMSYVINKHVSMSRDIRPPKPGETIFGATLDGTEITRDAVTELVRDTLIKCHEEAHLSIQTDLDFVVRSTGVVAEMESPDQVGDFVIALANGCLNAGVPPRKMTPPMSKANLSEKLQPFSFADKVVFVGAVAGVLPPVGSTGVEMVANEMEGELAMAGIKEGAKWTPVDFRNPCVSIDFGTTLDGRITSDVDPKNPNPFAKTVGNFCGLAGAIPDAIVRGTGLVQERTGTALDIFGEHSVTGGLFSGSNRRVVDDYVNRCHEHIDIRNVPPDRERFGRVPVNARLALESGIAMIGCDCGVNSGDMDKLLAIGAEIHKDHGLTTLNEVVDRVCARMALRLIDVAVEKNLVPRNSSIGFTGRAAISGRKPDYILEGIIERNLFDDPVDHLVFVDDGLARGAALMGRCMNSLGKPKNPIGGVRGGRCIMSQRIKIGK; this comes from the coding sequence ATGTGCGCCAGTTTTTTTTCCCGCTTCATAAAACCCAAACCGTATATTGTGGAGAGTCCGCCCCCTCCCTCAATCACTCACGGTGCCGGCATGAATATCCCGGAATACAAGAACAAACCGTACTTCATTGTTGCCTCCGTGGAGATGGGAAACACTACAACCAAGTGCATCCTGACTGGTGTCAGCCTTGAGACCGGCATGTCCTATGTCATAAACAAGCACGTGAGCATGAGCCGGGATATCCGGCCCCCAAAACCAGGTGAGACAATCTTTGGCGCAACACTCGATGGTACGGAAATTACCCGGGACGCGGTCACCGAACTTGTCCGGGACACCCTGATCAAGTGCCATGAGGAGGCACACCTCAGTATCCAGACCGATCTCGACTTCGTTGTAAGAAGTACGGGTGTTGTTGCGGAGATGGAATCCCCGGACCAGGTGGGAGACTTTGTCATCGCCCTGGCAAACGGATGTCTTAATGCAGGAGTCCCGCCACGGAAGATGACCCCCCCCATGTCGAAAGCCAACCTTTCAGAGAAACTCCAGCCTTTCAGCTTTGCCGACAAGGTGGTCTTTGTGGGTGCCGTAGCCGGGGTCCTTCCCCCGGTCGGATCTACCGGCGTCGAGATGGTGGCCAATGAAATGGAAGGGGAACTCGCCATGGCCGGGATCAAGGAAGGCGCCAAGTGGACACCGGTGGATTTCCGGAACCCCTGTGTCTCGATCGACTTCGGGACCACTCTTGACGGGAGGATCACGAGCGACGTTGATCCCAAAAACCCCAACCCGTTTGCAAAGACCGTGGGCAATTTCTGCGGGCTTGCTGGCGCCATTCCCGATGCAATCGTGCGGGGAACCGGGCTCGTGCAGGAGAGAACCGGGACGGCCCTTGATATTTTCGGGGAGCACAGCGTGACCGGAGGTCTCTTCTCCGGCAGCAACCGCCGGGTTGTCGACGACTATGTCAACCGCTGCCACGAACACATCGATATCCGGAACGTTCCCCCTGACCGGGAGCGGTTCGGCAGGGTCCCGGTGAATGCCAGGCTGGCGCTGGAATCCGGCATAGCCATGATCGGCTGTGACTGCGGGGTCAACAGTGGCGACATGGATAAACTGCTCGCAATCGGGGCCGAGATCCACAAGGATCACGGACTTACCACCCTGAATGAAGTGGTTGACCGGGTCTGTGCCCGGATGGCCCTCCGGCTGATCGATGTTGCCGTTGAGAAGAACCTGGTGCCGCGGAATTCTTCGATCGGGTTCACCGGCAGGGCAGCAATATCCGGAAGGAAACCGGATTATATCCTCGAAGGAATCATAGAGCGCAATCTCTTTGATGATCCTGTTGACCACCTCGTTTTTGTCGATGACGGCCTTGCCCGGGGTGCAGCGCTCATGGGCAGGTGCATGAACTCCCTGGGAAAGCCCAAAAACCCTATCGGTGGAGTGCGGGGCGGACGATGTATTATGAGCCAGCGGATAAAGATAGGTAAATGA